The stretch of DNA CCAATTTATGATCCTTTATATATGTACAGTAGGGTGccatgggaaaaaatcgaccctaaaatttcaaagttcttcttcttcttatatggcactaacgttcctagaggaactccgccgtctcaacgtagtattacttgcgtcattttcattagtacttagttgagatttctatgccaaataacacgccttgaatgcattctgagtggcaagttctagaatacgggtgaccacagtgcaagtcagaggaaatttctttgaagaaaaatttccccgaccagaacgggaatcaaacccgaacccccggcatgttaggtttgacgctaaccactcggccacgggagcacacaaatttcaaagttaccctatacaaaatgtttaccacctcaaaaaatatcagctcaatcggacttaagggagagtggcgcaaagcggtcaaagtgtgagttttttgaaaatcgaaaaatcacaaaaaggaaatcgaaggggtttcgaaaaaaaaatttggatgccaaatgttttgaaattgcatgaaaaaatcgacactctgggactcagttttttttcggactactagacgaaacgtatggttttaagtgccaataaatataattatctcgatgtttcattcggaacttgttacgaaatgttgatttgcacgataatataccctgtgcaaaatattagctcattcgaacttcatttattagtgttgcagacgttaaaatttgagttttttaaaaaccgaaaaatcaccgaaatcggggttttcaaatatttttttatgccaaatgtcttaaaattgcatgacacatcgagaattacagttatctcaaaaacattttttttgtcaaaaatcgacttttcagacagaaaaacgaccaagtgccaaaaaaattatttttcgaactaacggtttactttgaaaaatcattaatcaaaaacaaaaaaatgcctCTCtgatttcgacatatgttatgtgaaaaatcctcaactttccagaaaaaaaaataaaaatatatagcccctttggtcccgagactacgaaaacaacaaaaaaaaccaatagaatcaataataacgagagcaggattcgaattttctgctagtgtatttttttttccaaaaaagaccagcaatttgatatgtcgatcatctgaatcggtctagtagttcaaaatttatgaatttttgaaaaaagtcatttttggaaaaaaagaagaaaaagttgatttttcggacaactctaaaatggaaatggtcaccctaatgaaaaaataaaagaaaaatacgggtcaaatgttttgcgataaagaacaaaactttcatttttcacgaaaatctgagaaccactatattggtttggcatggaatggctgtatatatatatatttttttttgacgtaagaccacgtctttcagtaaaagtaccaaatcagaaaacagatcacgttcctatgaaataatgttaataattattattgtatttacgacggcgccagtggttgtgtggttagcgtaacagcctcacaatccgatcggcctgggttcaatcccagctggcgtcgttgggattttctgaggcgaaaaatctctggttacgtcttctttcggaggggaagtaaaagaagttggcccggctcatgagttgttgagtctgataggtaggaacaggtggagtcgcctccctgttgtcggtgattggcactaaagtggcggaaataggccgacgaaaaataagtgaagataaaaaaaaaaaattgtattttcaccTGAAAATGGTTTAAGAGGAACCCCACTTTGGAAGCTTGGAAAATAAcggattttcgtgattttttttcggatgttggaAAAAAAGTTTGGTGCTAGGACATTTTGGTAATTAGTTAAGGTATAGCTCACCACAAAAATCATACTAATGGTCGGAGTGGTTCAATGCTCCTACCAAAGAAGGTAGAGTTGAAGATgtactttttttattctttggaTGTCAATATAGTGATGATTATACTATTAGCAGCTAGGTTCTTGAAACAACAGTTCCTTGCAGTTTGTATATTTTTCTCAGAATCTAGTGGACTAATCCGACTGAGTtttgtaaaaataaattacctAAGTTGTTACGAAGCCGTTCtatgatatctcattttttattttttttatgctttTAAACACTGATTTTTGTTGagaaaaaatgttcatttttattcgaatggccgtaattttcaatttttcgaatttccaaaAATCGCTACGTCACGTTTTTGATAATTCATTTCCGCTTGCTGAAAAAAGCAAGAAACAGTTGTTCAATGCGCCCAACTGCCAATATCATTATAATCAATATCAAAAAAagcatccaaaaaataaaaaataaatcttcaaatataccctcACCAGTCGTCAAAATGTCCCAACACCCAATGTTTATTCCAATATCCGAAAAGAAACcaggaaaattcattatttttcgaccttctagAGTAGGGTCCCTCTTTAAATTAAGGAAAATTAGAAACATACCCACTTCCCCACATATTTGTTCTGCCTATTTATGTGCTTACctacccgtaccgtcaataatATGTATTCGTGTCTGCGCGTTCTTAGCATATTTAATATGAATAAGCGATCCGCGATTTGAAATCACAGCCTCAATCCAGCTAGCGAGCGTGCAACATTTGTTCATAATAATGATATCACACACATATACCATATGATCAGAAAGTGTCGggtatttttaaatataatatacAGTTGAATTTCAGGCACATTTGTTTTATCTCCTTCAAAATCTGATCCATCTGAAGCCCTTGACCCAGTCCTCCATGCATCCGTGGCAGGCCGATGAAGGGATGACCATTACTTCCCTCATCGCATTATCTTTGATCTcttcgatcgactgaaatctctttccacgaagtggcaacttcaacttggggaacaaaaaaaaagcgcgATGCCATATCAGGTGAATACGGTGCTTGCTCGATGTTTTTCtatgtttggtcaaataattcattAAAATTCAGGCTCGATGCGGTGGCACGTTATCATCGTGCAATATCCAAAAATTGTCAGCCCACGTTTCCGGCCGTTTGCGATGTACAGGCAAACACTAATGATCTGATGACACTAAATCTGATAGATGTGCGTCATAAGGTCGTaccaacaaaagaaaaaaataaaccagTTCCCGCATGCACGTTTACGAAGAAAATTCCCAGTACCCTATGATCATAGTGTATAACCAAAACCGAATTTCATTCTTAAAatgtaaaggcgcgtccacattatgccgaatgatgccgatcggcctatACCAGGAGGCATTTTCGGTTCGTTATATAATGTGGACgccacatcgggtgcacgaagccgaagccccatcggatgtacgaagccgtcacaaacacacgaagcacaatgtcatcaacgctaatttaattcgttttgttttggtttgactttctcgaaccagatccacttgtttcgggttgggttcggtttatttcgagtcggttttcttcacgtcggcaagcccgggcggtacgtccacatttagtcggctttaccgggcggccaaggccgctcGTCATAATATGGACGCGTTGAACAACAGCCATAATAAATTTGAACTCAATACCTCAAAACACctgtgttttattttaaaaaatgataaattttaATACCCGTTATCAAATTTtgaattgcaaacaaaatttcttgtgccgaaacgttcaaaagtttgcagaatacatttggtgactcaactatTTCGAAAACATGGGCGTATGAATGGGTATAAGGTATTCAAAGATGGTCGCGAATAAATTAACGATTCGCCACGTCAAGGACGACCATccacctcttcaactgatggaaaaatcgacaaaataaaaggaaaggtacttgaaaatcgtcatttaagtttgagagagctagcccgtgaaCTAAATATCTCTCACGAAACCGTTCGTCTTATTTTGATtgaaacatcgaaacatcgCAGCACGATTAGTGCCAaaagagtttaattttttatcaaaaattacaTCGCAATCAAGTATGCgatgcttgaacgatcaaattgaGATCCCACTTTTATCCGAGTTATAATtagccgaaaaatggtttcgttctCTGTAACTTCTTGATGTCGACAATGGTTTTCCatttcttcagtacagctgacaACATTGCATGAAAACGGTAATGTAAATGCGGTAACATTGGGTTAACGTTGGTAAAGTCTAAACAGGctaacgttggtaaagttaggTTGGATTTTTCGCTCCAGATTTACAGTACTGAATAAAATACGAAagagcattctcgttgaactctttaatagttccaattcaaaaggttgctggaacgattaaagccgaagagcttcgtcccatcaatatgttgTACACGcaagaaaatattagaaataatcgttaaaggccagctgctggAGTATTTGAATTTcaatgctttgctaataccagaacaatcggaaTATCGataaggtcattcctgtgaaaccgcattgaacttggtattagcaaaatggaaagggAAGCTAGAGTGCAAAGAtaatatcattgctgttttcttgaatctaaaacgcgctttcgagacaatttctaggcccttgttgttgaacacgattaagcacTTTGGATTCACTAGTACTGCATATGAATGGTTTGAAGGCTATTtgaatgacagaactcaacgacCTATTCTTAATTATTCAGTTTCCAATCCGCTAGGAGTTTCCAATattcttggagtacctcagggaagtgtactagggccccttttatttattatgtatatcaatgacatacgaagagttttacgattttgtgatatcaatcttctTGCAGATGATACTATGtcattcattgcagctaatgattgagatcaggtcgttttacatttgaatggagatttacattctttaagtagagttttgaagtataagcaattgaaattgaacataagtaaaactaaatatatggtaatctcgcgaaatcgtttaaatgaaaaagtctccatcgttattgataatgagactattgatcgagttcgggacattaaatatcttggcgtgattattgatgacaaactcaagttcaacactcacattgacaatgtcatcgagaaaattgccaaaaagtatggaATGTTATGTCGTTTGAAAAACgttttaactatttgcagcaaaatacagctatacaaatcaataatctctcctcatttagacttttgctcttccattttatttttagccaatgacacacaaatatcgagacagcgcttgcaaaacaaaataatgcggttgatactaaaatgtaacacattcacttcctcatctttaatgttggacgctctgcaatggttatccgtgatgcaaagaattatttattcaacaatggtgttcatttttaaagtaattaacggtttgctgcctcgatatctgtgtgatcgagttgaaagaggaagtgactttcatagttataacactagaaacacGAAGGAATTAGGAACACCAAATTTCTTgccatgtgcttcacaaaattcgttgtacttcaaaggaataaatgtgttcaactcgatgtcAAGACATACTAAAGGCACAACAACACTTAcggaatttaagaggcactgtatttcacatgtaaaagctgtgtttTATTAACAGCCGAAcgagtttttctttatttgtatgacgaagatctttactgacgaagttttatacgaacggataatttaatgtggacaattctTTTGCAGTCTgttggatattaaattgaaagtttttgttaagtgccggtctaggaatttttcgtaaaggaaattttctcgatttctctgaattagagtattcatagtcaatccaaaacaaggctgatGGTTGGACTAGGTtctggaccacttggctgcaagggccaagggtatcggctctgtggcggacatgactgagtattggcttgtcttttgacaacaattttttgaactcatatctgtaaataaaatcagttcgttttttatgtttgctacatcgatttcaatgttgagaaaaaataaataaactatcttttagataactcgtcttgctcaaacctctaggggaaggaggcgggaccatcatcatcatcattgaacttcagagagagagagagatattttacccacatctctttctctctaaaAAAGAATTTTggtgtttggaatttgagacaaaacggtacttatCTCGCAGCTGAGCTGAGCGAGAATTTCAATCTCTAGTATAAATTTATATGATAAATGAAGCATTTCCtttaaaaaatgcaaattcccTGTATATATTTGACTGCAATAACTTTTAGAGCAATAACTTCCAGCAGCTGGACAGAAAGACGTAATTCCTACTCACTACCATTCAATTCTGTTTGGTTGTTTTCCGCACAATTTTCAAGCGAGATAAATCGGACAAACAATCGAGCTGGTGTTAATGTTCTTTGATGGGGTGTAAAAACGATTGTTGTAATCAGTTCACAAAAAACTGGATTCAGACGCTTAGATTCGTTCTTCAGACGCATTGTATGTAACTTGTTTTGAGAAAAGGAACAACCATCAATCTATAAAAATTCCCTCATTCAATTATTTACTAACTTCATACCAATCGAGCATTCCTTTCGTCACAAAACAAACCCATCAATTCACACTTTGTGCTCCAGTTATCGCTATGTCGCGCCGTGAACTGTTGCTTCgcgcgtttttttttacgcccCGTCAACCCAATCCGTACTTATTTGTTAAACAAACTCTTTTCACTTTTTCCACGATTCCCTTTCACTTGACTCTCGTCGGAAGTCTGGCTGGCCGGTCAGTTAGCCAGCCAgcccgcaaaaaaaaaactccaactGCCGACCGTCACCGCGAGCGAACAGATTGaagcaaattaaattaaaaatgtgtttatcacgtttttttctttttttttttctcttcaccCCTCGAACAGAAACCATCCGATGGAGCAAACCGGTACGATCCGACAATAACGACAACGGCGACGATGAGCGCGGCAAGCGATTATGTAAAACAGGCGGTTGTGCCCCAAGTGGCAACGATGGCGCCAGAGCAACCACCAAAAACCCTCATCTCCCAAATTgcccagcagcaacagcagcagcagtccTGCAAGTGTGAATTCTGCGAATATCTCCAGGCAAATCGGATCAGTTTAAGTGGTTCCGGCGGGTCGGGAACGGTGGTTGGGGAAGACCACGTGTTCCAGTGCGAGTTCTGCGGGGAAGGATTCGCGAACCAGGGCAGCTTCAATCGGCACCGGTGTGGCAGCACCGATATCCAGGTGTACCGGTGTGAATCCTGCCGGCGGGAATACGGGACGTCCAGAACTGAATCGAACATCAATGGGTTCGAGGGAAGGGGGAAATGTGATATCTGCAATAAAAACTATGTGCAATCAACGACAGGGGAAACGGGGGGAATGACACTTTATGGGCAGGTCGGACACCCTGCTCTGGCGGAAGCCAACAGCTACGCAACAGCCAAGGCTTCCGTCGTAGACAGTCCAATGGAACATGACCTCAGCAGTATTGAACCGTTCGGATCGGAGAGCGAATGTATTAGCGAATTGTTAACAGAGGGTCCTTCTGCGGTGGAGTCCCATGCAATGACCCTTCCTGGGAAGACCTATTTCGTGCTGGGGAACGTGGAGTTGCAGCAGATGAACATCGGGATTACCAGCGGTGTTCAGAATGCGAAAATAAGCAGTGAATCGAACGTGACGAGCTTGCATCAGTACGACCAGTACGAGGACGAAGACTACTCATCCATGTCAGAAGATGAAGCTATTGTTCCAATAGTAAATATACTCTTAGAACACAGGAACCACTTTTACTAAACTGTAGCTTTCAATTACAGGAACCCTATGCCAAATCCCCGAAACAGGAACAAGCCAAAACCGAGTTGCCAATCCAGGAGACGATCATTGACACCAGCAGTAACGTTGGTCTTCCGTTCAGTGCGTCCACTGCTTCCGGCGCCCCTACGGAGGAGGAAGGCAAATGTGACTCGTCCAGTAAGGGTACTGATCCGGTACAACCAGATCGACCGTTCAAATGTCACATCTGCGAGCGGTCCTATCGCAACCACAAGAATTTGAAGGCCCACATCAAGGGAGCACACGAGGGCATCCGGGCAAATCAGTGCGAGATTTGTGGAAAGAACTTCTCCGGCAGCAGTTATCTGGTTATCCACCGGCGAAGGCATACGGGTGAACGACCCTTCAAGTGTACCACCTGTGGAAAGGCCTTCGTAGATAGCCGGGCGCTGTCGGTGCATACCCGGCTGCATACGCCCGGCAATCGGTTGAAGTGTAAGTGTGTCAATGGAAACGATGCTTATTAAATGCTGACGTCTCAAATCTCTCATTTAGGTATGAAGTGTGAAAAAACTTTCTCTAGCGCTTCCGCGCTAACAGTGCACAACCGTTTGCATACCGGGATTCATCCGTATAAATGTGAAATATGTAAGTATTACGGAATAAGAACAACTCATTTCATTTACTAAACTCCCCACCATTGTAGGCGAGAAGACCTTCCCCCAGTACAACAACCTCAAGCATCATATGAAGAAACACGAAGCGGCGACGGAACAattgcagcagcagcaacaacaacagcaacaaaccTCATCACTCGAGGCGAGTTCCAGCCCGAACAGCAACAGCAGTAGTGTCGGTAGCAGTAGCTGCTCCCCGCATCTCGAGTACAAATGCAACGTTTGCGGTAAACCGTCCGGATCCTCTGAGGAACTGCAGACGCATCTGAACCAGCACTGTAAGGATCGGCCGAATCAATGCGAGTTTTGCTCGAAGGTTTTCCCCCGATCATCCCACCTCATCATACACCGACGGAGACATACGGGTTAGTGGTGGTGATAATTCACGTGGTTCAATCATGTAGACTGTATCTTTGTAATCTCTGTTCTAGGTGAGCGGCCGTTCAAATGTAAATACTGTGAAAAGGCCTTCGTTGATTCACGTGCCCTTTCCGTACATACGAGACTGCACACGGGAGAAAGGGTGAGTAACACGTCTAGAGAAGCAAACAATCCTTGCAGGAGATCCATCTTCCTTCCTTTTACACTTCATCCCGTATCGCCCTGCCACTATTTTTGAGTTTGACAATagctcaatatttttcaattaggtGGAATCAGGGATACGCTGCGAGCttttttaatgaaatacacTCCGTTGTCGGTGTCTACCGGCTGTAATGCAAGCTGCTCAATTCTGCCCAAAAATTCCTAGGTCCTCCGTGTACAGTAGAATACGTTTTTCAGGCATTTTTGCTTGTACATCTTCGAGTGCATAGTTTCGTTTACAACAAAAAAACTCGGCTCTTCACTCACAACTGCAAAGTTCGTCGCCAGTTAGCTTAATGTACTTTTGATATGGAATATGGAAGCACTGGATTCTGTTCCAGCATTTTGTTCGGTGGCAGGAAAACGTAGATAATCTTCTCGTAAACGGATTCTACAAACAGTAGGTTGATTAGAATTGTATTTTAGCTTTGCTTATTAGCTTTGAGTATTTTATCGCACCTATTTAGTCTTCTCGGACTTCGAGGTGCTGGATTCGCTGTAGAACTAATTCAGTTGAACTTCCGCTCCTAGTGCATTCTTCGTTTCGCGTACTCCGTCGTAGATTGTCGTTCGCCTCAAGTGTACTTCTGTTTCTTATTAGGCCATCGTGAGGCCTGATATACCGATTCAACAATTTCAACAAATTCTCAAAACAGTCGCGAATCTATCATCGAAGAGTATACCCAAAGTGACCCACAGCGACGCGGTATAGCATCGATCATCAGATCACTATGGACCTGAGATCGACAAGAAGGTACAAggagatacattcatacattgttgaatgcttagaatgaaGTATAttgaacgtcaatttcgttcaaaagagttgtttgtttatttattgtgctaaaatatgataatttcagctgtccagtttctataagaccacttcaaaaatcataattattatcaatgaaaaattcaaaacgatcggttgatttacatgtcaataattggtaaccttgccatttcgactaataaccttggaAATTTGTGTTGGACAACTATTTacctgctgaacggatttctcgatatttttccatttttccgaaattgcgaccctgagctcttcaatcgtggtgcaaAGTTTTCCATCATTGTAGATTCTGCATACAAGAATTatccctaagattttcaacaggattcaagtctggagagcgagccggtcagtccaaaaaattaagttgttGGTCCTTAAtctattgcttagtttccttgctggtatgaatagtagcattgtttcgctggaatgtattttttttgtgacgatatccacgcaaaaacggtaggagggagattccagaacatatatgtaatccttgaattatGTGGAAGCTATTTTGcatagaatcccgcccaaaccatgcacgagtctccattaaaattcctggttgaaaaatactgtttctttttccataaatcacgccagtacccgttgaaaccatcaggaccatccgaattgaactttttttcgtcagtgaagataacctatacattgaagaactttttgttatggtatataaaaaaatgtattttttgaaaacattctttgttttatgcatatattgccCCACTGTGGGTTCATGTGAGCttcggcaaaactcagacgatggtataagatgaggagttttaaccttttaagccctcttcatgtgaggatttttaccaaaatttgacgaattgtcacccgagcagttaagtagttgaaatattgctttatttgcacatgttCTAgttctgttctagctatttcccgctcatcctggtcagagagcttcgattttcgtggaactctctccttcttatccttgaggattcgccaaataattgagcccTACTTaatggaatcgtccaatccgacgagaaatttctctgatatcaacattttattggtgaaatgcatcgacttgtctttcttttctctccgtgaggacttttcccttctGCGTTTGACAGATTTAATGgaacaaaacaactaaaacaacggaaaatgtaactggtcttaaagaaacttgacagttgaaaatacgaaaacattcgtttacgcacagcgcttgcacacacccatatgaaaatcatgcagggtgtggtagtcaccaatacctacacactagaatataaattgaagcattgtttgtttgcaatgacacaaatcagcaagatcatcacctggtcttatagaagttggacagagtgtagctgGGACGTAATCATTCCGAGAGagttgaagcaaaaaaaaatggcctATTGGTAGAACAAAATACCCAGCAACATCCGTATTAGCAATCAGAGAGAAGCGTATGCTGGTGGCTTTaaagaacaaaataaaaatgagcaagtcacgcttaacttttcaataggacctatctgttttgatcgattccCTTCATCGACATTCTCTAACGTTAATAAACCAGCGGTAAAAGCATTTCCTGATGTATTCAACGACCCGGATTTTGAAACAGATCCTCGTTTATCAAAGTTTCTGACAAAAAATACCGCAAAGTTCGTCTAAAAGGCAGTTATTATATATACAGAAAGTCGATAAAAAGGATCGATCGAAACAGATAGGTtctattgaaaagttaagcgtgaAGTCAAGAGAGGCTATGAACTGTGCTGATAAGTGGAAACTAACCCCTGGGAGAACGCATACCATATCGTGATGATAGTTCAAAGGTTCAACGATATCAATGGAATCGTGCCCAATTGAAGGGCCGTGAAGGGACTCATATGTCGAGAATATTTGACCACCGTTAATTTCAACACAACGAACTAGTAGTTTTGGACGGGAAGCTTGGATACTATCAAAAACGGCAGCTCCCGCAGATATCCCCAACATAGCATTAAAAGTTGCGACCAAAGCGTTGCTAGATATGTTTGGAACGATGCCGCTAGAACGCTTGAACCAATACCACTTCCCCGAAAAATAGAATATCCAGAAGTTGGTAAAGAAGGAATGCCGCAAAAGTCGTATGTTTAAACAAAAAGGTATCAGGTGAATACATAAGGGAGTAAGAGCACAGTCGCTGGCAAAGTTGCAAAACAAGGGTGGAATACGACGCTAAACTGTAGATGGGCCCACTGGTTAGTAACGACACTTTCGATATGAGCAGAAAGCATGGCGACATAGATTTTAATCTGCCTGTTACCGTTCTGGCTTCGTTCATGACTGTCATGCAGTATACATACAGTTCAAAGGAAAATCAGTTCCTAAACCGCTTTGGAAATATGTCGATGGAAAGTAAAGAGTCTAGACATCCGCCATCTATGTCCC from Toxorhynchites rutilus septentrionalis strain SRP chromosome 3, ASM2978413v1, whole genome shotgun sequence encodes:
- the LOC129778746 gene encoding zinc finger protein 271-like, which encodes MKENPMVDVFDGTDFNPDMILSNVFLDPGLDFMTSIDELSENIMAQDFLHFGNSLFYSEQQQQQQQQPAVDNGQLQGLQNQQQLPQHQQQHLVVPQQPKCAVEQKPSDGANRYDPTITTTATMSAASDYVKQAVVPQVATMAPEQPPKTLISQIAQQQQQQQSCKCEFCEYLQANRISLSGSGGSGTVVGEDHVFQCEFCGEGFANQGSFNRHRCGSTDIQVYRCESCRREYGTSRTESNINGFEGRGKCDICNKNYVQSTTGETGGMTLYGQVGHPALAEANSYATAKASVVDSPMEHDLSSIEPFGSESECISELLTEGPSAVESHAMTLPGKTYFVLGNVELQQMNIGITSGVQNAKISSESNVTSLHQYDQYEDEDYSSMSEDEAIVPIEPYAKSPKQEQAKTELPIQETIIDTSSNVGLPFSASTASGAPTEEEGKCDSSSKGTDPVQPDRPFKCHICERSYRNHKNLKAHIKGAHEGIRANQCEICGKNFSGSSYLVIHRRRHTGERPFKCTTCGKAFVDSRALSVHTRLHTPGNRLKCMKCEKTFSSASALTVHNRLHTGIHPYKCEICEKTFPQYNNLKHHMKKHEAATEQLQQQQQQQQQTSSLEASSSPNSNSSSVGSSSCSPHLEYKCNVCGKPSGSSEELQTHLNQHCKDRPNQCEFCSKVFPRSSHLIIHRRRHTGERPFKCKYCEKAFVDSRALSVHTRLHTGERVTCDICLKTFASSSGLIVHRRIHLGIHPYKCDYCPKSFAQSTALKYHLKKHDTTSLPTTTDGSDGSGRSKISSQHNDASLLSDHSSDQSNPPTAGSPEPAQLAPHSDQQAKGTSDHFKCQVCNKIFRSAEYLARHRRTHSGERPFQCEICGKNFSTMSYLVIHRRRHTSERPYKCPHGGCTKAFVDSRALQKHSRSVHSKIRVPCEFCPKTYSSVSNLIVHRRIHSGVHPFECDICGRSFAQKNTLKYHLNQHVGKHDGSNQNL